From a single Marinitoga sp. 38H-ov genomic region:
- the radA gene encoding DNA repair protein RadA, with protein MAKKNQNYFVCSDCGYESTKWFAKCPSCNEWNTAVEYTADISDNNINVKPSEILFLNDEIKEPVRIDTGFKELNEILNGGLVESAVYLLAGEPGIGKSTFLTQLSSNIAEKKSVIYVSGEESAEQVFQRFNRIGLKSNKKNIGLVFENSLDKLIALMENLENKPDILLIDSIQTLKSDNFSSYAGSILQVKEVTRFLSEYCKKRGITLIIVGHVTKGGLIAGPKILEHMVDAVLQFELEKTSGLRMLRILKNRYGPTDEILMFEMTQKGLNPITEYTQYFLKDYKNASGNVLTIVKEGSKLIPIEIQALVSKPVYGNPRRVTSGAPLDRLLMIIAVLSKRLRLPIESKDIFLSTSGGFKISDTSSDLAIAYALLSSLFDISTSNSIVVFGEIGLDGNIRNIRDLEKRIEFSNKLGIEKVVIPDYKVKYKNIISISNLNDLLNKFFA; from the coding sequence ATGGCTAAAAAGAATCAAAATTATTTTGTTTGTTCAGATTGTGGATATGAAAGTACAAAGTGGTTTGCAAAATGTCCTTCATGTAATGAATGGAATACCGCGGTGGAATACACCGCGGATATTTCTGATAATAATATAAATGTGAAACCATCTGAAATCTTATTTTTAAATGATGAAATAAAAGAACCTGTTAGAATTGATACAGGATTTAAAGAATTAAATGAAATATTAAATGGTGGTTTAGTAGAAAGCGCTGTGTACTTGCTTGCTGGAGAACCAGGTATTGGTAAAAGTACATTTTTAACTCAATTATCTTCTAATATTGCTGAGAAAAAAAGTGTGATTTATGTCTCAGGCGAAGAATCAGCTGAACAAGTGTTTCAAAGATTTAATAGAATAGGATTAAAAAGTAATAAGAAAAATATTGGTTTAGTTTTTGAGAATTCTTTGGACAAATTGATAGCTTTAATGGAAAATTTAGAAAATAAACCAGATATATTATTGATTGATTCTATCCAAACATTAAAATCCGATAATTTTTCATCGTATGCTGGTAGTATTTTGCAAGTAAAAGAGGTAACTAGATTTTTATCGGAATATTGTAAAAAGAGAGGAATTACTTTAATAATAGTAGGGCATGTAACTAAAGGTGGATTGATAGCTGGGCCAAAAATTTTAGAACATATGGTAGACGCAGTTTTGCAATTTGAACTTGAAAAAACATCTGGTCTTAGAATGTTAAGAATATTAAAAAACAGATATGGACCTACAGATGAAATATTGATGTTTGAAATGACGCAAAAAGGGTTAAATCCTATAACTGAATATACGCAGTATTTTTTAAAAGATTATAAGAATGCATCAGGTAATGTATTGACTATTGTAAAAGAAGGAAGTAAATTAATTCCAATAGAAATTCAAGCATTGGTTAGTAAGCCAGTTTATGGTAATCCAAGAAGGGTAACTTCAGGTGCTCCATTAGATAGATTGCTTATGATAATAGCAGTATTAAGTAAAAGATTGAGATTGCCTATAGAATCTAAAGACATATTTTTAAGTACTTCAGGAGGATTTAAAATATCAGATACTTCAAGTGATTTAGCGATTGCATATGCTTTACTTTCTTCTCTTTTTGACATATCTACTAGCAACTCAATAGTTGTTTTTGGTGAAATTGGTCTTGATGGTAATATTAGAAATATTAGAGATTTAGAAAAAAGGATAGAATTTTCAAATAAATTAGGAATAGAAAAAGTTGTAATTCCTGATTATAAGGTGAAATATAAAAATATTATTTCTATATCAAATTTAAATGATTTATTGAATAAATTTTTTGCATAA
- a CDS encoding ATP-dependent Clp protease ATP-binding subunit produces MFDNFTDRAAKVFIEAQNEARYMGHPYVGTEHLLLGLLKVNGRYLSQIFSYYNLTYGKIKTEITNIVGVNASHNIVGASPQPTPRAKRIIELAYDESEILGTSQIDAEHLLLGICREGEGIAAHVLRRLGINLVEMRKKLSDLMLNKGESSSEIETFKEEDEERVRQKQNALKQLEGYGVDLTEKAAKNELDLVIGRDVEIRRVMEILSRRKKNNPVLIGEAGVGKSAIVEGLAERIIKGDVPEVLKDKCIFSLDLTSLVAGTKYRGEFEKRMKKLMQVLEKNKDIILFIDEMHMIVEAGAAEGSSMDAANVLKPALASGDITIIGATTPSEYRKFIEKDPALERRFQKIYVNEPSYEEAIAILKGIKNKYEEHHNVKYTNEAIEASVNLSLRYITDRFLPDKAVDLIDESGARARLKALTLPDNLKKLLNKIEGLEKQKDNMIKNNDYTKVEELKSEINKLKEKYSKKYFEWRENAEKEIIEITEEHISEVVSDWTGVPLKKLEMSEMERLLNLEAVLHERVIGQDDAINAVAKAIRRARSGIKDPRRPTGVFLFLGPTGVGKTELAKTIAEYLFGDEKALVRIDMSEYMEKFNVSRLVGAPPGYVGYDEGGQLTEAVRRRPYSVILLDEIEKAHPDVYNILLQIMDDGRLTDSQGRVVDFRNSIIIMTSNLGSEVINKTKRFMGFVDEETEESKYKEIKQSVMEEVKKAFKPEFLNRLDETVVFHPLTKKDMKEIIKIQLTDLEKRLKEKDLHIKIKNEAVDFLIEKGFDPIFGARPLKRAIQKYLEDPLAEEILKGRFKEGDKVIIEVKNNKIHFKKGRSASKQKVL; encoded by the coding sequence ATGTTTGATAACTTTACAGATAGAGCAGCTAAGGTATTTATAGAAGCGCAAAATGAAGCGAGATATATGGGTCATCCATATGTTGGAACTGAGCATTTATTATTAGGTCTTTTAAAGGTAAACGGTAGATACTTATCCCAAATTTTTTCTTATTATAACCTAACATATGGGAAAATAAAAACTGAAATTACTAATATAGTTGGAGTAAATGCTTCTCATAATATTGTTGGAGCATCACCACAACCAACACCAAGAGCTAAAAGAATTATTGAATTAGCATACGATGAATCAGAAATTTTAGGAACATCACAAATAGATGCCGAACATCTATTGCTTGGTATTTGTAGAGAAGGTGAAGGTATAGCGGCTCACGTTTTAAGAAGATTGGGAATAAATCTTGTTGAAATGAGAAAAAAACTTTCAGATTTAATGTTAAATAAAGGAGAATCTTCTTCTGAAATTGAAACTTTTAAAGAAGAAGATGAAGAAAGAGTAAGACAAAAACAAAATGCGCTAAAACAATTAGAGGGTTATGGAGTAGATTTGACAGAAAAAGCAGCTAAAAATGAATTAGATCTAGTTATAGGAAGAGATGTTGAAATAAGAAGAGTTATGGAAATATTATCCAGAAGAAAGAAAAATAATCCTGTATTAATAGGAGAAGCTGGAGTTGGAAAAAGTGCTATTGTAGAAGGTCTAGCAGAAAGAATTATTAAAGGTGATGTGCCTGAGGTGTTAAAGGATAAATGTATATTTTCCCTGGATTTAACTTCATTAGTAGCGGGTACTAAATATCGTGGTGAATTTGAAAAAAGAATGAAAAAATTAATGCAAGTATTGGAGAAAAATAAAGACATTATATTATTTATAGATGAGATGCATATGATAGTAGAAGCTGGAGCAGCTGAAGGTTCATCAATGGATGCGGCTAATGTTTTAAAACCGGCATTAGCTAGTGGTGATATTACAATAATTGGAGCTACAACTCCATCTGAATATAGAAAATTTATTGAAAAAGATCCTGCTTTAGAAAGAAGATTTCAAAAAATATATGTAAATGAACCATCATATGAAGAAGCTATAGCTATATTAAAAGGTATAAAAAATAAATATGAAGAACATCATAACGTTAAATATACAAATGAAGCTATAGAAGCTTCTGTTAACCTATCATTAAGATATATAACAGATAGATTCTTACCTGATAAAGCAGTTGACTTAATAGATGAATCTGGAGCTAGAGCAAGATTAAAAGCTTTGACTTTACCAGATAATTTAAAAAAATTATTGAATAAAATAGAAGGATTGGAAAAACAAAAGGACAATATGATAAAAAATAATGATTATACCAAAGTAGAAGAATTAAAATCTGAAATAAATAAATTGAAAGAAAAATATTCAAAAAAATATTTTGAATGGAGAGAAAATGCAGAAAAAGAGATAATTGAAATTACTGAAGAACATATATCAGAGGTTGTATCAGATTGGACAGGGGTTCCATTGAAAAAATTAGAAATGTCAGAAATGGAAAGATTGCTTAATCTTGAAGCGGTTTTACATGAAAGAGTTATTGGTCAAGATGATGCAATTAATGCTGTAGCCAAAGCAATAAGGCGCGCTAGAAGTGGAATAAAAGATCCAAGAAGGCCAACAGGTGTATTTTTGTTTTTAGGTCCAACAGGTGTAGGAAAAACAGAACTTGCAAAAACCATAGCCGAATACTTATTTGGAGATGAAAAAGCCTTAGTTAGAATTGATATGTCAGAATATATGGAAAAATTCAATGTTTCTAGATTAGTTGGAGCTCCTCCAGGATATGTGGGATATGATGAAGGAGGACAATTAACTGAGGCTGTAAGAAGAAGGCCATATTCTGTAATATTGCTTGATGAAATTGAAAAAGCACATCCTGATGTATATAATATTTTACTTCAAATAATGGATGATGGCAGATTGACAGATTCACAGGGAAGAGTAGTTGATTTTAGAAATTCTATTATTATTATGACAAGTAATTTGGGTAGTGAAGTTATTAATAAGACAAAGAGATTTATGGGATTTGTAGATGAGGAGACGGAAGAAAGTAAATATAAAGAGATAAAACAATCGGTTATGGAAGAAGTAAAAAAAGCATTTAAACCTGAATTTTTAAATAGACTTGATGAAACAGTTGTTTTCCATCCGTTAACTAAAAAAGATATGAAAGAGATTATAAAAATACAATTAACTGATTTAGAAAAAAGATTGAAAGAAAAAGATTTACATATAAAAATTAAGAATGAAGCAGTAGATTTCCTTATAGAAAAAGGATTTGATCCGATCTTTGGCGCAAGACCTTTGAAAAGAGCTATTCAAAAATATTTGGAAGATCCTTTAGCTGAAGAGATATTAAAAGGAAGATTTAAAGAGGGAGATAAGGTTATTATAGAAGTTAAAAATAACAAAATACACTTTAAAAAAGGAAGAAGTGCGTCTAAGCAGAAGGTGTTATAA
- a CDS encoding SLC13 family permease, whose protein sequence is MSEFIVLLITIIAYYFIIFARRVKKSIITFFFGILLFILKPVEGLEFDNIGRIVSFETLGILLGMMIIVEILKESGFFTFAAINAIKISRYKFWIVLILLMLLVTLFSAFLDNLITIMLMAPIIFLLADTLEINPAPLMLLTIAIDNIGGMSTLIGSPLNIVLGSIGNLDFAKFLNVMFPITALSFISVLLIFKFSNKFDIKDFNEKLKTLSDIDPEKAIENKSLMYKGVIVFAFVLAGFMLHSIINIDLALIALAGALILMLLTQKDFESMSKDLDWDTMFFYGGLFTIAFSLEEIGVTQVIANLFNPLLGTPMILMLVIMWLSAFIIPFLSAVPGTLILAPVVKLLIMNGAPFELWYAYAIGANIGTNLTPLGAVQNIVGVSLLEKNYNKTITFSEYMKNSFIMVLIPLILGSFYILFI, encoded by the coding sequence ATGTCAGAATTTATTGTATTATTAATTACCATTATTGCTTACTATTTTATTATTTTTGCCAGAAGGGTTAAAAAATCCATTATAACTTTCTTTTTTGGAATTTTATTATTCATATTAAAACCTGTAGAAGGACTTGAATTTGATAATATTGGAAGAATAGTTAGTTTTGAAACTTTAGGTATCCTACTTGGCATGATGATCATTGTAGAAATACTAAAAGAAAGTGGGTTCTTTACATTTGCAGCGATAAACGCTATAAAAATTAGTCGTTATAAATTTTGGATAGTATTAATACTGCTAATGCTTCTAGTTACATTATTCTCCGCCTTTTTAGATAATTTAATAACTATAATGTTAATGGCTCCTATAATATTCCTATTAGCTGATACATTAGAAATAAATCCTGCCCCTTTAATGTTATTAACAATTGCTATAGATAATATTGGTGGTATGAGTACGTTAATTGGTAGTCCTTTAAATATAGTTTTAGGATCCATTGGAAATCTGGATTTTGCAAAATTTCTTAATGTAATGTTTCCTATTACAGCGTTATCATTTATATCCGTATTATTAATATTCAAATTCTCTAACAAATTCGATATTAAAGACTTTAATGAAAAATTAAAAACATTATCAGATATAGATCCTGAAAAAGCTATTGAAAATAAATCTCTTATGTATAAAGGAGTTATTGTATTTGCATTTGTCCTTGCTGGATTTATGTTACATTCAATAATAAATATCGATTTAGCATTAATTGCTTTGGCTGGTGCATTAATATTAATGCTATTAACTCAAAAGGATTTTGAAAGTATGTCTAAAGATCTTGATTGGGATACAATGTTTTTCTATGGAGGATTATTTACAATAGCTTTTTCATTAGAAGAAATTGGTGTTACTCAGGTTATTGCCAACTTATTTAATCCATTACTAGGAACTCCAATGATCTTAATGTTAGTAATAATGTGGTTATCTGCTTTTATTATCCCATTTTTAAGTGCAGTTCCTGGAACTTTAATTTTAGCTCCAGTTGTTAAATTATTGATTATGAACGGTGCACCATTTGAATTATGGTACGCATATGCGATAGGGGCAAATATAGGAACAAATTTAACTCCTTTAGGCGCAGTTCAAAATATTGTTGGAGTTTCTTTATTAGAAAAAAATTATAATAAAACAATTACATTTTCTGAATATATGAAAAATTCATTTATTATGGTTTTAATTCCATTAATATTAGGTTCATTCTATATTCTATTTATTTAA
- a CDS encoding macro domain-containing protein — protein sequence MTIFEKKINNITFKIVVGDITQEDTDAIVNAANSYLSHGGGVAAAIVKAGGYNIQKESDDYIKKNGIIKPGEVAITTGGNLKAKYIIHAVGPVWHGGFENEENILYNAIFNSLKKADNINLNSISFPAISSGIFGYPFDNACKIYFKAVKDFSKISKNIKEIRFCLIDKNKANRFKEIIGG from the coding sequence ATGACTATTTTTGAGAAAAAAATTAATAATATAACTTTTAAAATAGTCGTTGGAGATATTACACAAGAAGATACTGATGCAATTGTAAACGCAGCTAATTCATATTTATCACATGGTGGCGGAGTAGCTGCTGCTATTGTAAAAGCTGGTGGATATAATATACAAAAAGAAAGTGATGATTATATCAAAAAAAATGGTATAATAAAACCAGGAGAAGTTGCTATAACAACTGGAGGAAATTTAAAAGCCAAATATATTATCCATGCTGTTGGACCTGTTTGGCATGGCGGATTTGAAAATGAAGAAAATATATTGTACAATGCCATTTTTAACTCTTTAAAAAAAGCCGATAATATAAATTTAAATTCAATTTCTTTCCCTGCTATTAGCTCGGGTATATTTGGTTATCCATTTGATAACGCCTGTAAAATATATTTTAAAGCCGTAAAAGATTTCTCTAAAATATCTAAAAACATAAAAGAAATAAGATTTTGTTTAATAGATAAAAATAAAGCTAATAGGTTTAAAGAAATTATAGGAGGATAA
- a CDS encoding FAD-dependent oxidoreductase, translated as MEKYNIVIIGGVAAGTSAAASAKRINNSLNIAIFQKEPYISYGGCGLPYVISGDVESPESVIALTPELFKEKKGADVFVNNEVYDIDFSNKIVYVKNNSEEKKIQYDKLVISTGASPIIPNFKAWGENGIFKLRNPDDAKNILNFIKSHNPKKAVIIGGGFIGIETAEALKKHNMDITIIEGTDHLLGNIEPEIHEEFINALKEKGINVVFNTFAKDITKENNSFKVITDNNTFEADMVIVSIGVRPNTEFLKNKGLNMARNGAIIVNDKMETNINDVYSAGDCATVNHYITKENVYIPLGTTANKQGRIAGKNIAGENDSFVGVVGSLITKFEDIEYAKTGLTLKEAIEKGFNADSVYIKSGSRAHYYKGSKKIKMKLIFEKKTGRILGGQFIGGEIHPRLNTITSLIYNNGTVEMLRNMDLAYSPPFSPVWDIDLVAATQAIKKL; from the coding sequence ATGGAAAAATATAATATTGTTATAATAGGTGGAGTAGCTGCTGGAACAAGTGCTGCTGCAAGTGCAAAAAGAATAAATAATAGCTTAAACATAGCTATTTTTCAAAAAGAACCTTATATTTCATATGGAGGTTGTGGTCTACCTTATGTAATTAGTGGCGATGTTGAATCCCCAGAGTCAGTTATTGCTCTAACTCCTGAATTATTTAAAGAAAAAAAAGGTGCTGATGTTTTTGTAAATAACGAAGTATATGATATTGATTTTTCAAATAAAATAGTATATGTAAAAAATAATTCAGAAGAAAAAAAGATACAATATGATAAGTTAGTTATTTCTACAGGTGCTTCTCCTATAATTCCAAACTTTAAAGCATGGGGAGAAAACGGTATATTTAAATTAAGAAATCCTGATGATGCAAAAAATATATTAAATTTTATTAAATCACATAACCCAAAAAAAGCTGTTATAATAGGCGGTGGATTTATTGGTATAGAAACCGCTGAAGCATTAAAAAAACATAATATGGATATTACTATAATAGAAGGAACAGATCATTTACTTGGAAACATAGAACCAGAAATACACGAAGAGTTTATTAATGCTTTGAAAGAGAAAGGTATAAATGTTGTATTTAATACTTTCGCTAAAGATATAACAAAAGAAAATAATTCATTTAAAGTTATTACAGATAATAATACTTTTGAAGCTGATATGGTTATTGTTTCTATAGGCGTAAGGCCTAATACTGAATTTTTAAAGAATAAAGGATTAAATATGGCAAGAAATGGAGCTATTATTGTTAACGACAAAATGGAAACAAATATCAATGATGTTTATTCAGCTGGAGATTGTGCTACTGTAAATCATTATATTACTAAAGAAAATGTATATATACCGCTTGGAACTACTGCTAATAAACAAGGCAGAATAGCTGGTAAAAATATTGCTGGAGAAAACGATTCTTTTGTTGGAGTGGTTGGATCTTTAATTACAAAATTTGAAGATATTGAATATGCAAAAACCGGTTTAACTTTAAAAGAAGCTATTGAAAAGGGATTTAACGCAGATTCCGTATATATAAAATCAGGTAGCAGAGCTCATTATTATAAAGGGTCAAAAAAAATAAAAATGAAATTAATATTTGAGAAAAAAACTGGTAGAATTTTGGGCGGCCAATTTATTGGCGGTGAAATTCACCCTAGATTAAATACTATTACTTCTTTGATATATAACAACGGAACAGTAGAAATGTTGAGAAATATGGATTTAGCATACTCTCCTCCATTTTCTCCAGTTTGGGATATAGATTTAGTAGCAGCTACTCAAGCTATTAAAAAATTATAA